Proteins encoded within one genomic window of Geotalea daltonii FRC-32:
- a CDS encoding MATE family efflux transporter, which translates to MSPNFAVFTEQLFKKRPTKRVSIRRNVLNLSLPVLLSSLFQRLVSIVDIFIVGGLGAAAIAATGLGQLLIFVVMTVFWGLATGTTVVIAHLWGGGRRAEARRAAFAACLACAGMAIIASFLGWYFGEELARFLGAREDVLNFASGYVKLVFLYFAFTAGLNILSAIMHGTGNTRTPMEGIILVNILHVLIAYPLVYGKFGFPQLGVTGAAYAINISELCGFLYLLVQALRKNYIKIGRPDLPLFRRVWQVGYPVALERIAQQSGQLFYSKFIISYGTAAYAAHQIGLSIESLSFMPGAGMGIAASTLMGQALGARKISRARISHNEALRLAIIVMAFMAALFFFMPHLLIGLFTNDPEVIEKGCVFLRLVAFAQVPLAISFVYAGSLRGTGDTHYVFLVTLIAMWGIRVLLSYIAAVPLHLSLYMVWGVFLLDWLFRATAFAWRYKQRDLHQIIL; encoded by the coding sequence TTGTCGCCGAATTTTGCCGTTTTTACCGAGCAGCTGTTCAAGAAGAGACCGACCAAACGGGTATCCATCCGCCGCAACGTCCTGAATCTTTCCCTGCCGGTGCTTCTTTCCTCCCTCTTCCAGCGTCTGGTCTCCATTGTGGATATCTTCATCGTCGGCGGGCTGGGGGCTGCCGCCATTGCCGCAACCGGGCTCGGCCAGCTGCTGATCTTCGTTGTCATGACCGTCTTCTGGGGGCTCGCCACCGGCACCACCGTGGTAATCGCCCATTTGTGGGGGGGAGGCCGCCGTGCCGAGGCCAGGCGGGCTGCCTTTGCCGCCTGCCTCGCCTGTGCCGGCATGGCGATCATCGCCTCGTTCCTCGGCTGGTATTTCGGCGAGGAACTGGCCAGATTCCTCGGGGCCAGGGAAGATGTCCTGAACTTTGCCTCCGGCTATGTAAAGCTGGTCTTTCTCTACTTCGCCTTCACCGCCGGGTTGAATATCCTTTCCGCTATCATGCACGGCACCGGCAACACCAGGACCCCCATGGAGGGTATCATCCTCGTCAACATCCTCCATGTCCTCATTGCCTATCCGCTGGTTTATGGTAAATTCGGCTTTCCGCAGCTGGGAGTAACAGGCGCTGCTTACGCCATCAACATCTCTGAGCTATGCGGTTTTCTCTACCTTCTGGTCCAGGCCTTGCGCAAGAACTACATCAAGATCGGCAGGCCGGATCTTCCCCTGTTCCGCAGGGTTTGGCAGGTGGGCTACCCGGTGGCGCTGGAGAGGATTGCCCAGCAGTCTGGACAACTTTTCTATTCCAAGTTCATCATCAGTTACGGCACCGCCGCCTATGCTGCCCACCAGATCGGCCTTTCCATCGAATCGCTCTCCTTCATGCCGGGGGCGGGGATGGGTATCGCCGCATCGACACTGATGGGGCAGGCACTGGGCGCCCGCAAGATCAGCAGGGCACGGATCAGCCATAATGAAGCTCTGCGCCTGGCCATTATTGTCATGGCCTTCATGGCCGCCCTGTTCTTTTTCATGCCCCATCTGCTCATCGGCCTCTTTACCAACGACCCGGAAGTAATAGAGAAGGGCTGTGTCTTTCTCCGTCTGGTAGCCTTCGCCCAGGTGCCGCTCGCCATTTCTTTCGTCTACGCCGGCAGCCTGCGCGGTACCGGCGATACCCACTACGTCTTCCTCGTCACTCTCATTGCCATGTGGGGGATCAGGGTCCTCTTATCGTACATAGCCGCCGTTCCGCTCCACCTTTCCCTTTATATGGTCTGGGGGGTCTTTCTCCTGGACTGGCTGTTCCGCGCAACCGCCTTTGCCTGGAGGTACAAGCAGCGCGACCTGCACCAGATCATCCTTTAA
- a CDS encoding M20 family metallopeptidase, which translates to MTDRIQRVWQAIDPGRLRRTFIEMLNIYSPSGKEEDIQLYLEGLFSTAGFAVRRQEVDEDRYNLCLTMGTGEPQLYLVAHVDTVPAWDLEDFGAREEGRVIYGLGSADMKGGCAAMIEAWLAMAAALKPEERPPVGLLLAVGEEENGDGSAAFLESYHPPWAVIGEPTGLIACFAHYGYMEAGFVTRGVRSHSSLPELGHNAVESMLRVLMHLGRDPIFDRARSDIVYSIREMSSSRAGFVVPDRCETWIDLHLPPAQNPVVVQEAIRRIAAGAELAIPGLDLDVTFDFASAGYALDMNSHLGKTLENIYPELGLKLRLDAFRSHSDGNLFFAAGTKPLILGPGALETAHTSDEQVLFDEVTAAARIYAALCIGAG; encoded by the coding sequence ATGACCGACCGCATTCAGCGAGTATGGCAGGCTATTGACCCGGGGCGGCTGCGCCGGACCTTCATCGAGATGTTGAATATCTATTCCCCATCCGGCAAGGAAGAAGACATCCAGCTTTATCTGGAAGGGCTTTTCTCCACGGCCGGTTTTGCCGTCCGACGCCAGGAGGTTGACGAGGATCGTTACAACCTCTGTCTCACCATGGGAACCGGTGAACCTCAACTCTACCTGGTGGCCCATGTGGATACGGTGCCGGCCTGGGATCTGGAGGACTTTGGCGCCAGAGAAGAGGGCAGGGTAATTTACGGCCTGGGGAGCGCCGACATGAAGGGGGGCTGCGCCGCCATGATCGAGGCATGGCTGGCCATGGCCGCTGCCCTGAAACCTGAGGAGCGCCCGCCCGTCGGGCTGCTCCTGGCGGTGGGCGAGGAGGAGAATGGAGACGGCAGCGCCGCCTTTCTGGAAAGCTACCATCCACCATGGGCAGTGATCGGCGAGCCGACAGGCCTTATCGCCTGCTTTGCCCATTACGGGTATATGGAGGCGGGCTTTGTCACCCGTGGCGTGCGCAGCCATTCCTCTCTGCCGGAGCTGGGGCACAATGCGGTGGAATCCATGCTGCGCGTTCTGATGCACCTGGGAAGAGATCCCATTTTCGACCGCGCCCGATCGGATATCGTATATTCAATCCGAGAAATGAGCTCCTCACGTGCCGGCTTTGTCGTGCCGGACCGTTGCGAGACCTGGATCGACCTGCATCTTCCGCCTGCCCAGAACCCGGTGGTGGTTCAGGAGGCGATCCGTCGCATTGCCGCAGGTGCAGAGCTGGCAATTCCAGGGCTTGACCTGGATGTTACCTTTGATTTTGCCTCGGCCGGTTATGCCCTGGACATGAACAGCCACCTTGGGAAAACGCTGGAAAACATTTACCCTGAACTCGGCTTGAAATTGCGCCTGGATGCTTTTCGTTCCCATTCCGACGGCAACCTCTTTTTTGCCGCAGGCACCAAACCGCTCATCCTCGGCCCCGGTGCCCTGGAGACCGCCCACACCTCGGATGAACAGGTGCTGTTCGACGAGGTTACGGCCGCCGCCAGGATCTATGCCGCTCTCTGTATCGGTGCCGGTTGA
- a CDS encoding outer membrane beta-barrel protein produces MKRTCRIFILAVACIALSMGVTAGSAFAGSIQNRLGVTGRLGFIIPTDSDLNDFKINSDAGFIGGGGIIYGLDKNIALEADITHTWFGSSLPSGRDTGEFSITNIAMGGQYRFPTAEKLSPYAGAGLDILVNDYEGGDVDTVLGGHISGGADYFITRNLAVNAELRAVLAPDADIEIRGTKAGNFSPGSISGTFGVRYFF; encoded by the coding sequence ATGAAGAGGACTTGCAGGATTTTTATTCTGGCTGTTGCCTGTATTGCATTATCCATGGGAGTAACGGCGGGTAGCGCCTTCGCCGGGAGCATCCAGAACAGACTTGGCGTAACAGGACGCTTGGGATTTATCATTCCCACCGACAGCGACCTGAACGATTTCAAGATAAACAGCGATGCCGGCTTTATCGGCGGCGGTGGGATCATCTATGGTCTGGATAAGAATATCGCCCTGGAAGCGGACATCACCCACACCTGGTTCGGCTCCAGCCTCCCCTCCGGAAGGGATACGGGCGAATTCAGCATCACCAACATCGCCATGGGCGGCCAGTACCGGTTTCCCACCGCCGAAAAGCTGAGCCCTTACGCCGGTGCCGGGCTGGATATTCTGGTCAACGATTATGAGGGGGGAGACGTGGACACCGTTCTTGGTGGTCATATCTCCGGCGGAGCGGATTATTTCATCACCCGTAACCTGGCGGTCAATGCCGAGCTGAGGGCGGTGCTTGCTCCCGATGCCGATATCGAGATCCGGGGTACCAAGGCGGGCAACTTCAGCCCAGGCAGTATTTCCGGGACTTTCGGCGTCAGGTATTTCTTCTGA
- a CDS encoding GNAT family N-acetyltransferase, with protein sequence MAETSAAEEPLRIRDMNIDDFPEVFHIGEEVFTAEYSQSLYRTWDEYEITTLFNSDSELCLVAEVGDRICGFALGTTVKKHHSPWKYGYLVWLGVSRNIQKGRVGTSLFAEMKRRMKDQGVRMLLIDTSADNLPAIRFFEKHGFSDIQEHVYMSLNLTRKAKRKPGKKT encoded by the coding sequence ATGGCAGAGACGTCTGCAGCAGAGGAACCGCTCCGCATCCGCGACATGAACATCGATGATTTCCCCGAGGTTTTCCACATCGGCGAGGAGGTCTTTACCGCCGAGTATTCCCAAAGCCTCTACCGCACCTGGGACGAGTACGAGATCACCACCCTCTTCAATTCCGATTCGGAACTTTGCCTGGTTGCCGAGGTGGGTGACAGGATTTGTGGTTTTGCCCTGGGGACCACGGTAAAGAAGCATCATTCCCCGTGGAAATACGGCTACCTGGTCTGGCTCGGGGTGAGCAGGAACATCCAGAAAGGAAGGGTCGGCACCAGCCTCTTTGCCGAAATGAAGCGGCGGATGAAGGACCAGGGGGTGCGCATGCTGCTTATCGATACTTCGGCCGACAACCTGCCGGCAATCCGTTTCTTCGAGAAGCACGGCTTTTCCGATATACAGGAGCATGTCTACATGTCCCTCAACCTGACCCGCAAGGCGAAAAGGAAGCCGGGAAAAAAAACATGA
- a CDS encoding NUDIX hydrolase, whose product MTEQKQTVVVTCLIRNAAAEILLIRHFRRGWELPQGRVEAGEALTAAVHREVLEETGTLIELGPLAAVWTKICAPPATIFGFTGIYRSGELVPSEETPEVRWFSPNDALGLVTHQVNHDRLQTLLYHSGGVIQRAYQARPFTILGVCRTSGSKRENGADSF is encoded by the coding sequence ATGACAGAACAAAAGCAGACGGTCGTGGTTACCTGCCTTATCAGGAATGCGGCGGCAGAAATTCTCCTGATCCGGCATTTTCGTCGAGGCTGGGAGCTCCCCCAAGGCCGGGTCGAGGCAGGGGAGGCCCTGACAGCAGCAGTTCACCGGGAGGTCCTGGAGGAAACCGGAACCCTGATCGAGCTGGGACCCCTGGCAGCGGTGTGGACAAAAATCTGCGCCCCTCCGGCGACCATCTTCGGCTTTACCGGCATTTACCGCAGTGGTGAGCTTGTCCCCAGCGAGGAGACCCCGGAGGTCCGATGGTTTTCACCGAACGATGCCCTTGGCCTGGTGACCCATCAGGTCAATCACGACCGACTGCAAACCTTGCTCTACCATTCCGGCGGAGTCATCCAGCGCGCCTATCAGGCACGCCCGTTCACAATTCTAGGAGTCTGTCGGACTTCGGGATCGAAGCGAGAGAATGGAGCCGATTCATTCTAA
- a CDS encoding sensor histidine kinase — MTSGQDHPDEKLIADYSPYREEILAEQVKQIYALAPIGFIATFFNSVIVFFLMKDVMEFRLLVLWGVTLLSITALRLGLVLRFRNVKQHLNFAATWRRRFVVSLFIAGAAWGWIGFFPFGEITIAHQVFIAFVLGGMTAGASSTFSMIKEGYAVFSIPALTPLAIHFFLMKDVFHCAMGTMLVLFGVLLWRISIHNYRVNRTSLLLRFENKGMIERLKQAKERVEGLNDRLSAEVEAKHRAEADLRAHHDQLERAVTERTADLTTLNKELEQFAYVASHDLQEPLRMVISYLQLLKQKYHGQLDEKADMYIGFAVDGGIRMQRLIEGLLSYSRLSRGAEFTRVDINGIFAAAVANLAGVIEESGAEVTRAHLPTVIGDELQLQQLLQNLISNGLKYRKPERRPTVHVSAERQGEEWLFSVRDNGIGIDPNHFDKIFQIFQRLHTSEEYPGTGIGLALCQKIIERHGGAIWVESTFGEGSTFSFTIPVHGASGASSHMDSS, encoded by the coding sequence ATGACATCAGGCCAAGACCATCCGGATGAAAAGCTTATAGCCGACTACAGCCCTTATCGGGAGGAGATCCTCGCTGAACAGGTAAAGCAGATTTATGCCTTGGCACCCATAGGATTCATTGCCACCTTTTTTAACTCGGTGATCGTTTTTTTCCTTATGAAGGACGTCATGGAGTTCAGACTGCTCGTTCTCTGGGGGGTAACGCTATTGAGCATTACCGCCCTCAGATTGGGGCTGGTCCTGCGGTTCCGCAACGTCAAGCAGCACCTGAATTTTGCGGCAACCTGGAGAAGGAGGTTCGTTGTCAGTCTTTTCATCGCCGGCGCCGCCTGGGGGTGGATCGGTTTCTTCCCCTTCGGTGAAATAACCATTGCCCACCAGGTCTTCATTGCTTTTGTTCTCGGTGGCATGACCGCGGGAGCGTCTTCAACCTTCAGCATGATCAAGGAAGGCTACGCCGTTTTCAGCATCCCTGCCCTGACACCGCTGGCCATCCATTTCTTCCTCATGAAAGATGTTTTCCACTGTGCCATGGGAACAATGCTGGTCCTGTTCGGCGTCCTGCTCTGGCGGATATCCATACACAACTACAGGGTGAACAGGACATCCCTGCTGCTCAGATTTGAAAATAAAGGGATGATCGAGCGCCTGAAGCAGGCAAAAGAAAGGGTGGAAGGGCTCAACGACCGACTTTCTGCAGAGGTCGAAGCAAAACATCGTGCCGAAGCTGATCTCAGGGCTCACCACGACCAGCTTGAACGTGCAGTAACTGAACGAACGGCCGATCTGACCACTCTCAACAAGGAGTTGGAACAATTTGCCTACGTGGCTTCCCACGACCTGCAGGAACCGCTCCGCATGGTCATCAGCTACCTTCAGCTGCTTAAACAGAAGTACCACGGACAACTTGATGAAAAAGCGGACATGTATATCGGCTTTGCTGTCGATGGTGGGATACGCATGCAGCGACTTATCGAGGGTCTTCTCTCCTACTCGCGCCTTTCCCGCGGCGCCGAATTCACACGGGTGGATATCAATGGGATCTTTGCCGCAGCGGTAGCCAATCTGGCAGGTGTCATAGAAGAAAGCGGCGCAGAAGTAACAAGGGCCCATCTGCCGACAGTCATCGGCGACGAACTCCAGTTACAACAGCTCCTGCAGAACCTGATCAGCAATGGATTGAAATACCGCAAGCCTGAACGGCGGCCTACGGTTCACGTATCTGCGGAAAGGCAAGGGGAGGAGTGGCTTTTTTCAGTGAGGGATAACGGCATCGGCATCGATCCGAACCATTTTGACAAAATTTTCCAGATTTTTCAGCGGCTTCACACCAGTGAGGAGTATCCGGGGACCGGCATAGGATTGGCTCTGTGCCAGAAAATCATCGAGCGGCACGGGGGAGCGATCTGGGTGGAGTCGACTTTTGGAGAAGGATCGACATTCTCCTTTACCATCCCCGTACACGGCGCTTCAGGCGCCAGTAGCCATATGGATTCTTCCTGA
- a CDS encoding GSU3128 family (seleno)protein translates to MNIRKKILDYEFEEVLDVKTRELIRIGCAVAVGCQTULKKHFAVAKEAGATRAELKEAIAYGIIAPSGRAKNFAMSMAEELEL, encoded by the coding sequence ATGAACATCAGAAAGAAGATTCTTGACTATGAGTTCGAAGAGGTGCTCGATGTGAAGACCCGCGAGCTGATCCGCATCGGCTGTGCGGTGGCGGTGGGGTGCCAGACTTGATTGAAGAAACATTTCGCGGTCGCGAAGGAAGCAGGAGCAACACGGGCTGAACTGAAAGAAGCCATTGCCTATGGTATCATCGCCCCCTCCGGGCGGGCGAAGAATTTTGCCATGTCCATGGCGGAGGAACTGGAGCTGTAA
- a CDS encoding lectin-like domain-containing protein, with protein MSSINGCGFRRSAGSFLLFMALCLLAGCGGGGGGTTGTANNGSTATPSNESVGTPGNGSTETTSNGGTGTTSSGGAGATNTGSPTSNGGTGTTGNDSTNVSVQASGSTLYQANCQGCHQPLASSTKLNKTAAEIQAAITANTGGMGSLATLSAGEIQSIADALKTTEAIPSFNNTNSDVFQLNGSAVLSNNNIRLTPNEQYTAGSAFLANPFTLGSNFVFNAYFNFTLGAGGRSNRHADGFVFALQTVSSKAGATGGNLGFGGINPSFGVEFDTFKNDTNNDPDNNHVAIVTNGSVQHAAFAPVTPSVIMSDGGTYHVWIDYDGATVEVHMNTTNDRSTSNLLLAQTIDLKGIFSTQYVYFGFTGATGIDSQTQDVGAFYLTSNYQTGGFSPAP; from the coding sequence ATGAGCAGCATTAACGGATGCGGTTTTCGAAGATCGGCCGGCAGCTTCCTTCTCTTTATGGCCTTGTGCCTTTTGGCAGGATGCGGTGGGGGAGGCGGGGGGACTACCGGGACAGCCAACAACGGCAGTACCGCTACACCAAGTAATGAAAGTGTCGGAACGCCAGGCAATGGGAGCACTGAAACAACCAGTAATGGGGGTACAGGAACAACCAGTAGTGGGGGGGCAGGGGCAACAAATACTGGAAGTCCAACCAGTAACGGAGGTACCGGGACAACCGGTAATGACAGTACAAATGTCAGTGTTCAGGCAAGTGGCAGCACCTTGTATCAAGCCAACTGCCAGGGCTGCCACCAGCCACTGGCTTCTTCTACCAAGCTGAACAAAACGGCGGCGGAGATTCAGGCAGCCATTACCGCCAACACCGGCGGCATGGGAAGTCTTGCCACACTCAGCGCCGGCGAGATCCAGTCCATAGCCGATGCTTTGAAAACAACCGAAGCTATTCCGAGCTTCAACAACACCAATAGCGATGTCTTTCAACTTAACGGCTCTGCAGTGTTGAGCAACAACAACATCAGGCTTACCCCCAACGAGCAATACACAGCCGGCAGTGCTTTTCTGGCGAATCCGTTCACCTTGGGCAGCAACTTTGTCTTTAACGCCTATTTCAACTTTACCCTCGGAGCAGGCGGACGCAGCAACCGGCACGCCGACGGGTTCGTTTTCGCCCTGCAAACCGTCTCAAGCAAAGCTGGCGCGACTGGGGGGAATCTGGGTTTCGGTGGGATCAACCCTTCCTTCGGGGTGGAATTCGATACCTTCAAAAACGACACGAACAATGACCCCGACAACAACCATGTGGCTATCGTGACGAACGGAAGCGTGCAGCATGCTGCATTTGCCCCGGTGACCCCCTCAGTAATCATGAGTGATGGAGGGACATACCATGTTTGGATCGATTATGATGGCGCCACTGTGGAAGTGCATATGAACACAACCAACGACCGCAGCACCTCAAATCTGCTTCTTGCCCAGACCATAGACCTGAAGGGCATCTTCTCAACCCAGTATGTGTACTTCGGCTTTACGGGCGCCACCGGGATTGATAGCCAGACCCAGGACGTGGGTGCTTTTTATCTCACTTCAAATTATCAGACGGGAGGGTTTTCACCCGCACCATAG
- a CDS encoding PAS domain S-box protein, with translation MFKNAAVAVGLILMATILRLLFLDELGSSYPFVIFYPAVLLAGLYGGLSAGLPATVFSTVLACYLWVDPRRHLPPGHMPDWGKMIVFLAWGIVISVITELVHRRLARTRQLKSQAEAALAEANSKLMLERDTLQAVMNGAGNSHLAYLDRDFNFVCVNETYARTCGYSPEAMIGKNHFDLYPHVENETIFARVRDTGEAVQYLDKPFEYSDKPERGVTYWDWTLTPVRDVAGTVTGLIFSLFETTLRKRTEEALRASEERFRIAFEDSAVAMTMTTLDGRIQKVNQAFSKMLGYSESELIGQRFTELTHSDDLPENLVGVRRLLQGEIASFRMDKRYLTRDGRTVWGDMSTNCVMDPQGMPLYLLTNIQDITSRKGIEVKLQEMNELLEKRVIERTEELREKDLLLVQQNRLAAMGEMINNIAHQWRQPLNALGLNVQQLRLFHESGQLRKDLLYGAVDNAMMLVRHMSGTIDDFRNFFKPDRERVEFSVKEVVAGAIKLVDASFRSNEIAIVVNCPNNPVVFGYPNQYAQVILNLLENARDAFDTCRRSNARIVFNLGCRGKRSVLTVTDNAGGIPDAIIDRVFEPHFSTKGPKGTGIGLFMAKNIIERNMHGSLSVVNDGEGAEFRIEV, from the coding sequence ATGTTCAAAAATGCCGCAGTGGCCGTTGGCCTTATTCTCATGGCCACCATACTGCGCCTCCTGTTTCTGGATGAGCTGGGATCATCCTACCCTTTTGTCATTTTTTATCCCGCCGTTCTGCTGGCGGGGCTTTACGGAGGACTGTCGGCCGGATTGCCGGCCACAGTATTTTCAACCGTGTTGGCCTGCTACCTTTGGGTAGATCCACGGAGGCACCTGCCCCCCGGCCATATGCCGGACTGGGGAAAGATGATCGTTTTCCTTGCCTGGGGGATAGTTATTTCAGTTATCACTGAGCTCGTTCACCGTCGCCTGGCGCGCACACGCCAGCTGAAGTCCCAGGCTGAAGCCGCCCTGGCCGAGGCAAACAGCAAGCTGATGTTGGAACGGGACACTCTGCAGGCGGTGATGAATGGCGCGGGTAACTCACACCTGGCTTATCTGGACCGGGATTTCAACTTCGTTTGCGTCAACGAGACCTATGCCCGGACCTGCGGCTACAGCCCAGAGGCGATGATCGGCAAGAACCACTTCGATCTTTATCCCCACGTCGAAAACGAAACGATCTTCGCCCGGGTTCGGGACACGGGCGAGGCGGTGCAATATCTGGATAAGCCTTTTGAATATTCTGACAAGCCGGAACGGGGGGTGACCTACTGGGATTGGACATTGACTCCGGTCAGGGACGTGGCTGGCACTGTTACCGGATTGATCTTTTCGTTGTTTGAAACAACCCTTCGCAAACGAACTGAAGAGGCGCTGCGCGCGAGCGAGGAGCGCTTCCGGATCGCTTTCGAGGATAGTGCCGTGGCCATGACGATGACAACACTTGACGGCAGGATACAGAAGGTTAATCAGGCCTTTTCCAAAATGCTGGGATACAGTGAAAGTGAGCTGATCGGTCAAAGGTTCACAGAACTGACTCATTCCGACGATCTGCCTGAAAATCTCGTTGGGGTAAGAAGGCTGCTCCAAGGTGAAATAGCATCATTCCGCATGGACAAAAGATATCTGACAAGGGATGGCCGTACCGTCTGGGGTGATATGAGCACAAACTGCGTCATGGATCCTCAGGGCATGCCGCTCTATCTTCTTACCAACATCCAGGATATTACCTCCCGCAAAGGGATCGAGGTCAAACTGCAGGAAATGAATGAGCTTCTGGAGAAGCGGGTCATTGAACGGACCGAAGAACTGCGGGAGAAAGATCTTCTCCTCGTGCAACAGAACCGTCTGGCTGCCATGGGGGAGATGATCAACAACATCGCCCATCAGTGGCGGCAACCGCTCAACGCTCTGGGGCTCAATGTGCAGCAGCTCAGGCTGTTTCACGAATCGGGGCAGTTGAGAAAGGATTTGCTTTATGGGGCGGTAGATAATGCCATGATGCTGGTCAGGCACATGTCGGGAACCATCGACGATTTCCGGAATTTTTTCAAGCCGGACAGGGAACGGGTGGAATTTTCGGTCAAGGAGGTAGTTGCCGGTGCCATAAAACTCGTCGATGCTTCTTTCAGAAGCAATGAAATCGCCATAGTAGTGAATTGTCCCAATAACCCGGTGGTGTTCGGTTACCCGAATCAATACGCCCAGGTCATCCTCAACCTGCTGGAGAATGCCAGGGACGCCTTTGACACTTGCAGGCGCAGTAATGCCAGGATCGTATTTAACCTTGGCTGTCGTGGGAAGAGGTCTGTCTTGACTGTAACGGACAATGCGGGCGGCATTCCCGACGCGATCATCGACAGGGTATTTGAACCTCATTTCTCTACCAAGGGCCCAAAGGGGACAGGAATCGGTTTGTTCATGGCAAAAAACATCATCGAGAGAAACATGCATGGCAGCCTCAGCGTGGTCAACGATGGAGAGGGCGCAGAATTCAGAATCGAGGTCTGA
- a CDS encoding glycoside hydrolase family 15 protein produces MSYQPMENYGMIGNMRTVALVGINGSIDWYCHPHFDSPSIFGALLDDNCGGRFRISPVAERVKYKQFYWPSTNILITRFLMTDGIAEIEDFMPVGPALDSPWYHYIYRRVRCVRGAMRFSVLCCPAFDYGRKPHQVAIEPNGAIFRADDSSFALSTEVPLRVEEKGGVGGEFQLQEGESRVFLFKNVDAVQCPCPPPEQEAEELFQSTVKYWQRWLSSCTYHGRWREQVQRSALALKLLTFEPTGAIIAAPTTSLPEVIGGSRNWDYRYTWLRDAAFTVYGFLRIGFVAEAAAFVDWLESCAAQHFVPGQSLPVVLTVGGDCLPPEQTLDLWEGYRQSGPVRIGNAAVSQFQSDIHGEVMDALYLYNKYVSPISYDVWVKIRERLNWICDNWRRPDEGIWEMRNRREHFIYSKVMNWVALDRGLRLAEKRSFPAQRKRWLEERDRIYEEVMSQGWNVKRRAFTQFYGSDDLDASLLIMPLVFFLAPTDPRMLGTIEAILEYPKHGGLASDSLVYRYPPESRIDGFPGEEGTFNMCSFWLVEALTRAGRAHPDKLNQARLLFERMLGYANHLGLYGEQTGSQGEALGNFPQAFTHLALISAAFNLDRTLSSRF; encoded by the coding sequence ATGTCCTACCAGCCAATGGAAAACTACGGCATGATCGGCAACATGCGCACGGTCGCACTGGTTGGCATCAACGGCTCCATCGACTGGTACTGTCATCCCCACTTCGATTCTCCCAGCATCTTCGGTGCGCTGCTGGACGACAACTGCGGGGGACGTTTCCGCATATCCCCCGTCGCCGAAAGAGTGAAATATAAACAATTTTACTGGCCCTCCACCAATATCCTTATTACCCGTTTTCTCATGACCGACGGCATCGCCGAGATCGAGGACTTCATGCCCGTTGGGCCGGCCCTGGATTCCCCATGGTACCACTACATCTATCGCCGGGTGCGCTGCGTCAGGGGGGCGATGCGCTTTTCGGTCCTCTGCTGTCCGGCTTTCGATTATGGGAGAAAGCCCCATCAGGTGGCCATTGAACCTAATGGAGCCATTTTCAGGGCGGATGATTCCAGCTTTGCCCTTTCGACAGAGGTACCTCTCCGGGTGGAGGAGAAGGGGGGCGTGGGCGGCGAGTTTCAGTTGCAGGAGGGGGAATCGCGGGTTTTTCTTTTCAAGAACGTGGACGCGGTGCAGTGCCCCTGCCCGCCGCCGGAGCAGGAGGCTGAGGAACTTTTCCAGAGTACGGTGAAATACTGGCAGAGGTGGCTTTCCTCCTGCACTTACCATGGCCGCTGGCGGGAGCAGGTGCAGCGGTCGGCCCTGGCGCTGAAACTGTTGACCTTTGAGCCGACCGGGGCCATCATAGCCGCTCCCACCACCAGTCTGCCCGAGGTGATAGGAGGAAGCCGCAACTGGGATTACCGCTATACCTGGCTCAGGGATGCCGCCTTCACCGTCTATGGTTTTCTGCGCATTGGCTTCGTTGCCGAGGCAGCAGCATTCGTCGACTGGCTGGAGAGTTGCGCCGCCCAGCATTTCGTGCCGGGACAATCACTGCCGGTAGTGCTGACCGTCGGTGGCGATTGCCTGCCACCAGAGCAGACCCTGGACCTCTGGGAGGGCTACCGGCAGTCGGGTCCGGTCAGGATCGGCAATGCGGCAGTTTCTCAGTTTCAGAGCGATATCCACGGCGAAGTGATGGATGCCCTGTACCTGTACAACAAATATGTCAGTCCCATCTCCTACGACGTCTGGGTGAAGATCCGCGAGCGGCTCAACTGGATCTGCGACAACTGGCGCCGGCCCGATGAAGGGATCTGGGAGATGCGCAACAGGCGGGAACACTTCATCTATTCCAAGGTCATGAACTGGGTCGCCCTTGATCGGGGCCTGCGACTGGCGGAAAAGAGGTCATTCCCCGCCCAGCGTAAAAGGTGGCTGGAGGAACGGGACCGCATTTACGAAGAGGTGATGAGCCAGGGGTGGAATGTGAAGCGGCGGGCCTTTACCCAGTTTTACGGCAGCGACGATCTGGATGCCTCGCTGTTGATCATGCCGCTGGTGTTCTTTCTGGCTCCCACCGATCCCCGCATGCTGGGCACCATTGAAGCTATACTGGAGTATCCGAAGCATGGCGGCCTTGCCAGCGACAGCCTGGTCTACCGCTATCCCCCGGAGAGCCGCATCGACGGTTTTCCAGGGGAAGAGGGGACCTTCAACATGTGCTCATTCTGGCTGGTGGAGGCTCTGACCCGGGCCGGACGGGCCCATCCGGACAAACTGAATCAGGCGAGACTTTTATTCGAGCGTATGCTCGGCTATGCCAACCATCTGGGCCTTTATGGGGAGCAGACCGGCTCCCAGGGGGAGGCACTCGGCAATTTTCCCCAGGCCTTTACCCATCTTGCCTTGATCAGTGCGGCCTTTAACCTGGATCGCACCCTGAGCAGCAGATTCTGA